The window gcttgattgtgtgtgtgatttacATTTTCTGTATTTCTACATATTTTTCCTACCGTAATCAATAAAAGCGTGACTGTCCTGTAATTGAAAGATTGTTCCATGTTCGGTTGCTCCCCAGTCCCCACCACTTAATGCCTATCCAATAGTTTCCAATAGAGGGAGGTAGTGGTCAACGAGCATTACAGTCAAAGGTGTCAGAAAGTAATTCATTATAGGCTACCTCCAAGATCAGTAGATAATCAAGCACATTACATGAATTGTGACATTAGATGAATGGCTGTTGATGTTGTGATGAATGGTAAGTTGAGTAAACAACCATAGAAACTAACAAAGTTATTTATTTCACAGTCCATAGTGTAAAGCACTTACTTACATCCACAGTCAAGTAAAACAggtgtacagtaggctatggagCAAAGGGGGAGTAAAGACAACACCTGCCCTGTCTATGTAACatggggtggggggtagagggggcATGGAGGGGAGTGGTGTAAGGTGGTGGTTAAAGAAAGGGTGTAACCCTGAAGGAGGTGGTGGGAATGGATCCacaggtgacacacacacgcacacacacacacctgtgggaGGGGTGACACTCCCATTTAGGGTCCTCTGAGAAACCTCACCGCCATCCCCCCTTAAGTCTCCCCCACCCAAATGGACTTCCCATATTGCTGTGTGTTCCTGCGTAAATGTTTCCAGTGAGGGTCATTAGCAGCACTAAAAGTACACGtgcaggagaacagagggagtgtGTGCACTGGGTATATGCCTTCTGTCTCTGTTTACTACGTCTCTGACTAAACCATACGTAGATGAGTAGACAGGCACTACATTGACATCCATGGATTACATGATGACATTGGGAGTCATTTACAGTGACAGTGTCAGTGAGACCTTGCTAAGCTGGTCCCAGTGAATAGAGCCAGCTAAGTGGGAACAGAATGTGGAGTCACCTGAGTATGTATTTTAACCATAAGGGAAATGGCTAAACCaaatgctgctgtgtgtgtgcagagggAAAGCTAAAGGTCTCTAAAGTGGGCCTGGACACCACAGCTGCAGATTCAATGTCACCAACAGGGCTTCGGGAACCATTACAAATACACACAGGTTGGTTGGATTAATTCCATCTTCGTTTCAAACTCCTAACCAACATAGAGGAATACAGTCAGCATGGGGGGAATCATCTGGAAAACATACTGCCTAATTTCATTGTGTTAGGAATTCCCTGATTTGCCATCAAGCACAAATCCATTCCCCAGTCCAACCCAGCTTTACAGTTTCACCTCAATACTCACAAGCACTAGAAAAACAATATACATGTATCTTCATAATAAGTAGTATGAATATCAAAATGGTCCATTTGATGACAATACATAATTGCTTAAATATAAACAACTAGCAACCATAAATTAGAAAAGTTGAATAAATCATTAAATAAAAAAGGAATGttaatacatcaaaataatacAAAAGAACCAAAAGTATCAATACAAAATAATAAGTAAATAAACAAATTGACGAATAAATACATTAATTAATGAAAATAAATACAATGATTAATTAATTGGGATAAATTAACTTACTGAAATGTGGGTGTCACACAGTCTAATTTACATTATCAAGTCCCTTGTAACAGTGTCTAATGAACAACAGCAAAAGGTTTCAAATGAACACTTCAGTATCATACTCCATACgattttttttgattttttttaccaAGGTTAATTCAGTCCCATGCCAGCCTGCTTCGCTCCCCTGTGACAAGCACCATCCCCATGGGCTTGAGTCTGCCCCCGGTCCCCCATTCACTGTAAAACAACGGGCAACTCCAGAGAAACACTGACACTCAATTACCAATCCACAACACATTCAATTAATAAAAGCTGTGACGGGCGCGGatggctgcagagagaggtgcACGACCTGGTGAGAAGTCTGCAGATGTCACTCAGCCCCTGATGTGATGCTGCCATTGACACGGACAGAGAAGAGGGcgtaaatcccccccccccctacgtACTTGGGTCGCTCCATCCTGAGTTAATCCCACTTTATCCAGGAGAGCCGGGCTGTCAGATCTAGAGTGAGACGGGACAAAAGCAAGGCAAACATGGGGCTTTAGATACATCTTTAGATACATTTTAATGATTGTTTAATAAGTCGCAGGTCCGGGCTGAGCAAAGGGGTACAGTCACTCCTCAATGCCCCCTCCATATGGCTGGAGTGGAGCCCCACAGAATTGGTTAACTAAAGTATACAGCCAACCATTGAGTGCAGCGAGAATACTTGTGCTCTGGCAAAGGGGAGCCTTTGAGCACCCAcaccaaagagagagacagctgggaatAAAACACACAACAAACATAAACAAAGCAAGCTGTTTAAGTGACACAAACTCAATTAAGAGCCAATGAGCTTTGGAGTTTGCTGTCAGCTATTAGCATATGCTGCCCTTCTCCATGTGCTAATTTAATTATAAACACTTTAATTATAAATACCTCATCCTTCCTTGGGTCTATCCTGTCTGCTGTTTGCAATTTTCGTGAATGGGGTTTGGTAATGTCCCACACCCAACATTAAGTCATAAAACATATGGGCCACAGTATTGGTTTATAAACTAGAATTCCAATGGAAAAATATATAGATTTACCTTAATGCCATCAAAGTTTTTATTGTCACGTGCactagtacagtgaaatgcctttcttacTCTTTCCCAACAACGCAACAAtactataaaaaaataaattattaaAAAGTAAAGTAGCATAAAAACACACGAGAAATAGAAATAGGACGAACATAAGAAAAGACAGACAAAAGTGAGTTGAATTTCCAATGGGTTATTACtctgctttcaaccatctaaaaagcacaaccaaattccaatggagaaaaaaatgatggatttttggtttagttgtcacccAAATGTCTATCACTGCGCTTACAACCATTTAAAATGCACAGCAAAGTTCAACTGGGAATACAATGTCCGATATGCTGTTTATTTCTACAGCAgattaatgtgttatcactgtttcatctaatagcagaaccaTATTACCTGGATTGCGCAGATTATgacagcaattgtgaagatctccacagatcTGTGAAGAGCCAACAACCTATGCATtctatcttgaacatgcacgaTTACATAAGacatttatagttacagtaacctcaaaatgtggttACTGTAAAATGATCTCTCAAATAGCACATTGGTAAtaatagtcagtgacaaatatcataGCTGGGCTTGATTAAAACCCTGGATGGAAGACCAAAGggtagctgtagatagatcaattctccagtaggaggtgctgcccagcctatttatttttgtctgATCGTGGATATAATGTTGAAAATCTAACATTGTTTTAAAAGTACAAAGTCAACATATTTTATGTGAGGTTCGGACTATGTTGAAATTTGATTGCCAAAATAACATAATCCTGGGGTTGAAATTTCACCCTTAAAAAAATAGTTTATGTTGATGACTTTGACCACATTTTCCAAGTCACAATAAATTGGCAAATTACGTTGAAAcaaagttgattcaaccagtttgtgtccAGTGGGAGTCTACTGTAGTAGACTATTTGGTCAAGTTATAGCCATTACACATTCTCAATTTTCCTATTGACTATTTCTACGTGTAAGTGCATATAATTACGGCCATGTGGGAGGCAAAAGTATCTAAGGGGCCAGATATAGCCTATTGCAGGAGCTTTTGCACCATGGAACAGATTCAGAACCTTATCTTTCAAGCAAAGAATCGAATTGTTTATAAATGCAATCTCATTGCATAATATAACATGGTTCTGACAACATATACTTTTTCAGTAATTAGGCTATTTGTATATTCGGCTCACCACTTGTGTTCCATATTGCATTGGTTTGATTCTTGTAACCATTCTTCATGCATTCATCCAAATATGACTTGGGGTCGCAGCCGGATATCAATATTTCTCTCAGGAGGGCAATGTAGGCAATGGCGAGTCTCAGGGTATCAATCTTGGACAGGCGCTTTTCGTAAGGAAAGGTGGGCACGTGGCACCGCAACTCTTCGAACGCCGAATTGATACTcagcatcctcttcctctcccggATATTGGCGGCGTGTCGCTGGATCTTGTACGGGTGATGGGGCACAAACCGCAGCGGCCTGCGCTTGCTCATCTCGTGGGGCTCGTGCGCCGAGGAGCTGTCCACTTCAGCACCAGCGCCAAGGCCGGGAGACTGCGAGTCCAGGTCTGTGAAGGTCAGCTGCGCGTCCGGGAACATGGACTGGCCGCCGAACGAGGACCATGGCGAAAGCTGGCCGGTGACCGTGGTGCAGTCAACGAGCAGACTGTCCAACTGGGCCTGGAACTGGAAGTTAAGGTCCATTTGGCCCCAGAAATCAAAGTCTGTAGTGCCATCTTGATCCAAGTCAAATAATACATCTTCCATTTTAAAGTATTATTGTTCAATTCAATAAACTGTTTTTACCCGGCAGGAGAAAACGTGTAGCCCGCTACACGAAATCGGTGCCTAGTTTAAAAGTCCCTAGTTCAAAATAAAGTGCTTGTGAGGACCGTCTGATTGTACGCTACACGTCACTTGTAATCTCTGGACTGTGTGACACGCGCAGCGCACATCCCGAGCATTAAATAGTTCCTGGGCTTCCATGTCTGGCCGCGGGGTGCTCGCAGCAGGGGGCGCGCGTATATTCTAAAGGATTGAAAAGGACCTAATTAGGACacatatgcccccccccccctaatagATCACTCATTGCCTTTTAAAAAGCGGAGCAAGATACAAAGGAATCAGTTGATCTTCAAATAACCGACAGAAGGAAAACACGTGTCCAATTAGAAACTTTACTCAAGTTGTTCCCTATACAACGGGCAAAGAGTAGCCTCATATTTACAAAGAAAACGACGTAGACTATTTGCCATTCGTTCCTTGAGAGGCCTCATGCCCAGTTTTGCCCCGCGTCTAGCACTTGGTCAACCGGGTGGCATCTGAATAGAATAGGTTTATAATTAGATCTCAGTTCGTGCCACACAATACTGTCAGAAACATATGATAGCGCTCTCAATTATCAAGCGACACAGCCCCCAATTTAAGACTTCGTTAATAGGCCTACAAAACGAGCAACGCAAGACAAGTAAAATATGTTGAGGGTGTTGGTACAACAATACAGATCGAATTTTAAATGCAAGGGGCTTCCATTGCAAAAGTCTATGTTGTGGCAAACCTGAGTATGGTCTGATGCAAGTCAGGCACGTATAATTTTCCTGCATCAACTTGTCTATTGCATTTTGTATTCAAAAATGCTATTAGAAAACAAAAAGCAAGCCGAAACAAAACTAtttttattcattattattattttggtcTGTTTACCACACAAAGCAAGTACATTCGCAAAGTCTATTACTTTTATTATGCCTGTGAAAGAAGATAGCCTCTAATTACGGGGAAAGTTAATGAAATGTTGTGTCTGCTGCCCATGGGAAGTATATATGTTTCTTATGTATTTAGTAAATATGTTTACATTTTCTAACATATGTGTTTGATTTAACCAGTCTTTACGATTTTCGTTGAAAGGGGAGTGTTTGTCATTGCAAACGCAGAATGCAAGGCCTGCTTTCTCTTTAGTGGTTCGAGtaccaacccactgggcacaccacgtcaTTACAACGTGGACATTTGGGTAATATTTTATATTTCTATATTAATATTTGATTGAGACATTGAAACCTAGGGCTGATGGTGAAACTTGGAGATATTTCAAAATGTTGCCAtagatgttttttatttattttattttactaggcaagtcagttaaaaacaaattcttatttacaatgacggcataggaacagtgggttaactgcctgttcagggtcagaatgacagatttgtaccttgccagctcgggggtttgaactagcaaccttccggtctaaccactaggctaccctgcctcgtTTTAAGTGAaaataaatactgttacattagtttCGAACACAGCCTTAACTTTAAGCTATTTACTATATTATAAAAGtcatattgaattgtgtttggttgataatgcaaccaaatatcaacatttaaaagAGATGTATCTAATGCTTCAATGGCTTCATCTGAGCCACTGGGTTAATCACattctttaacttttatttttggtttATTTGGAGATGGGAATCAAACATATAATTTTGTTAAGTTGTCAACAAGttaataggctatttactgtacagcaaaagtgatattgaattatgtttggttgtcaacgcaaccaaatatcaacatttaaaggagattTTGTGCCACTGAGTTAGTCTGGCTTTGATTCTAGGTTGTCAAAAAAAATTATAactgatatgttggattcacgtctccaaatcaaatcaaactttaaatgcacttaaAAAAGTTTGATTTGTTTTAGTGCTATTCTTTAAcatagatttttggttgagatggagatgtgaatctAACATATTAATTATTAACTTGAAgattacatttgaaatcaaccaaagcttgaaaccctaggcatatgtattgtctattttaGTTGAACACTGGGTTGAATTTAAtcaatagctgttgatgactgTTGCCCGATTTCCCGGTGGTCTACCTGGTATGTGTACTGCTGACTGCTCATAATTTGCAGATAGTCGTTGACACATCAACCAGGATCAAGGGGCAGGGCAATGAGTGACTTATATTGGTAATCAGTGGCTGTATTGGAGGGGGAGTGGTTTCACCTCTCCTAGGCAATCAGCAATTATTGTTATTTATTCAGTCTCCCCTGGTTTCTCAGCAGCAGCTGTAAGCGGCGGTTGTGTCAGTGGTGGGAACAAAGACGGTTTTGCTGAGATGTCCTGCTGAGGTATTCAAGGAAACAGAGGAGGTCTTCACACCACCCTCTCACTTGAGTATCTTACCTAGTTATTTACAGATTCTCATATTGCACTTATTTTTTGTTAGCTTTGTCAACAATGTGTGTTTTCTATACCTGTTTGCACCTCTACCTGTAGGCTTTACAGATGCTCCCCACCCCTTGGCTGCAACCCTTCTAATTTAGTGTACCCTGCGCGCACAACCCATGTGGAATTCTGGATCTCTGGCAACgtttggaactgccgatctgtgtTGAAGAACGCTGAGTTCACCTAAGCCTATGCTGCCCTTCAGTCTTTACTTTTTGTCCCTGATGGAGAAatggatcaccccagagaacactgctactacAGCGGCTCTTTCTTCCCCTGACTGTGTTTTCTCTCATAGTCCGATAGTATATGATCATTGCGGTGATAGCATAGGTCTACTAATTTCTCCTAAGTGGAGattctctcacctgtccatctcctcatttgaattccatgctgtcacttgTAAACTCAAGGTTAACATTATTGTTATCTATCGCCCACCAGGTGCCCTTGGAGAGTTCttcaatgagcttgacaccttgataagctCATTTCCTGACGATGGCTCACCGCTCTTCGTACTTGAACACTTCAACCTTACAACGTCTGCCTTCGTTAATTTCTTtcaactctctctttcccctccttgcctcttttgacctcaccctttcccaataccttccaactcacaaggcaggcaatatgcttgacctcatctttactagaggctgcTCACTTACTGATCTCACTGAAACCCCccttccaggtctctgatcagtactttgtttccttttctgtctccctttccaccaaccctaaccactcagctcctacccagatggtcatgcATGGTTAcaatcttcgctctctctcccactactctctcctcttctatcatATCATCTCTCCTTTCTGCCAAATCCTTCTCCCTtctgtctcctgattctgcctcttcgaCCCTAACACGCTTCCCTTTAGGCATCCTATGACTCGCACTGTCCCCTTTCGTCCCGGCTGGCTCGGCCCTCCCCTCCTACtccgtggctgagtgactcattacgagtttacagaacagggctgcgggCAGGTGAGCAAAAAATGGAGAACTAAACGTCCATAGGACATATCAGCCTTCCACTCCCTCCGATCTACCTTCTCTTCCAACTGTATCCACTGCT of the Oncorhynchus masou masou isolate Uvic2021 chromosome 10, UVic_Omas_1.1, whole genome shotgun sequence genome contains:
- the LOC135547105 gene encoding transcription factor 21-like, giving the protein MEDVLFDLDQDGTTDFDFWGQMDLNFQFQAQLDSLLVDCTTVTGQLSPWSSFGGQSMFPDAQLTFTDLDSQSPGLGAGAEVDSSSAHEPHEMSKRRPLRFVPHHPYKIQRHAANIRERKRMLSINSAFEELRCHVPTFPYEKRLSKIDTLRLAIAYIALLREILISGCDPKSYLDECMKNGYKNQTNAIWNTSDLTARLSWIKWD